One Streptomyces drozdowiczii DNA segment encodes these proteins:
- a CDS encoding M48 family metalloprotease, producing the protein MDSSSITTLLLHLPHLLASLLIVWMISLILPTWLGTSLILAWLASGALMFHRPTERVVARLFYKVRPPTAAELARLQPLWDEVTRRAGLDGSRYDLWIEDSDEVNAFGAAGHMVGVTRDSLNRLTPDRLSAVLAHELGHHVNGHTWAGLLGVYYGLPARIAMIIATYVTVFAVAVAAEFSVLAAAILVLVIGGFAIAIAFAFPPALALLAIPLLVARTGRHGELRADRFAAEIGYGPMLITVFTDYLNRGADMEERAQGPLGRLMSTHPPLHTRIRALEISTTGPPGSRPS; encoded by the coding sequence GTGGACTCGTCGAGCATCACCACGCTCCTGCTGCACCTGCCCCACCTGCTGGCGAGCCTCCTGATCGTCTGGATGATCTCCCTGATCCTCCCGACGTGGCTGGGCACATCGCTCATCCTCGCCTGGCTCGCTTCCGGCGCCCTGATGTTCCACCGCCCCACCGAGCGCGTGGTGGCAAGGCTCTTCTACAAGGTGCGCCCGCCCACCGCCGCCGAGCTCGCGCGCCTTCAGCCCCTGTGGGACGAGGTCACCCGGCGGGCCGGCCTGGACGGCTCGCGCTACGACCTGTGGATCGAGGACAGCGACGAAGTCAACGCCTTCGGCGCGGCGGGCCACATGGTCGGCGTGACCCGCGATTCCCTGAACCGGCTCACTCCGGACCGGCTGTCCGCCGTCCTGGCCCACGAGTTGGGGCACCACGTCAACGGCCACACCTGGGCCGGACTCCTCGGCGTCTACTACGGGCTCCCTGCCCGGATCGCGATGATCATCGCGACGTACGTGACGGTGTTCGCCGTGGCCGTGGCGGCGGAGTTCTCCGTCCTGGCCGCGGCCATCCTGGTCCTGGTGATCGGCGGCTTCGCGATCGCCATCGCCTTCGCCTTCCCGCCGGCGCTCGCCCTGCTCGCGATCCCCCTGCTCGTCGCCCGGACCGGCCGGCACGGCGAACTGCGCGCCGACAGGTTCGCCGCGGAGATCGGGTACGGCCCGATGCTGATCACCGTATTCACCGACTACCTGAACCGGGGCGCCGACATGGAGGAAAGGGCCCAGGGCCCACTGGGCCGGCTCATGTCCACGCACCCCCCGCTCCACACACGCATCCGGGCACTAGAGATCTCTACTACCGGACCCCCCGGCAGCCGCCCCTCATGA
- a CDS encoding C40 family peptidase, whose product MSTATKPKPTSSAGTSEPMSSGKKWAIGLVIAGLLPWLFFILAMFIGTGLLPGGGASLHQDPVPTQTSCVEVAGIPKPTCEAYLSAEQKIKKVRPKCKNLKWTLLAGIGKIESHHGTFMGRKVNDKPGASYGDVEPPVIGPVLDGTHNTQRIPDTDGGKYDNDTTYDRAVGPTQFIPQTWESVAQDGDDDGDTDPQNVFDSALSTAALLCGKNSVDMSDPTTEHDAIYRYNHSEQYVKDVRNAKAEYDALGDITEPVNATGDAKKIIAAAKSQKGVPYSWGGGDTLGPSYGICCSPGGYSGRFIKGFDCSGLTEYAYGKAGIMIGGTAQAQHDSGKVRVTHQTNLKGAEPGDLLFFSDNPGSGKGIFHVSIYLGGNRQIEAPRTNDVVKESDVRMGSLDSIGHLK is encoded by the coding sequence GTGAGCACAGCCACCAAGCCGAAACCGACGAGCTCGGCCGGCACGTCCGAGCCGATGAGCAGTGGCAAGAAGTGGGCCATCGGCCTGGTCATAGCCGGGCTCCTGCCCTGGCTGTTCTTCATCCTCGCCATGTTCATCGGCACGGGCCTGCTGCCCGGGGGCGGTGCCAGCCTCCATCAGGACCCCGTGCCCACCCAGACCAGCTGCGTCGAGGTGGCGGGCATCCCCAAGCCCACCTGTGAGGCGTACCTGTCGGCGGAGCAGAAGATCAAGAAGGTCCGCCCCAAGTGCAAGAACCTCAAGTGGACCCTGCTCGCCGGCATCGGGAAGATCGAGTCCCACCACGGCACGTTCATGGGCCGCAAGGTCAACGACAAGCCCGGGGCGAGCTACGGCGACGTGGAGCCGCCGGTCATCGGGCCGGTTCTGGACGGCACCCACAACACCCAGCGCATCCCCGACACCGACGGCGGCAAGTACGACAACGACACCACCTACGACCGGGCGGTCGGGCCCACCCAGTTCATCCCGCAGACCTGGGAGAGCGTCGCCCAGGACGGCGACGACGACGGTGACACCGACCCGCAGAACGTCTTCGACTCCGCCCTGAGCACGGCGGCGCTCCTCTGCGGCAAGAACAGCGTCGACATGTCCGACCCGACGACTGAGCACGACGCCATCTACCGCTACAACCATTCCGAGCAGTACGTCAAGGATGTACGGAACGCCAAGGCCGAGTACGACGCGCTGGGCGACATCACCGAGCCGGTCAACGCGACCGGTGACGCCAAGAAGATCATCGCGGCGGCCAAGTCGCAGAAGGGGGTGCCCTACTCCTGGGGCGGCGGGGACACGCTGGGCCCCTCGTACGGCATCTGCTGCTCCCCGGGCGGGTATTCCGGCCGGTTCATCAAGGGGTTCGACTGCTCGGGCCTGACCGAGTACGCCTATGGGAAGGCGGGCATCATGATCGGCGGCACCGCCCAGGCGCAGCACGACAGCGGCAAGGTGAGAGTTACCCACCAGACGAATCTGAAGGGTGCGGAACCGGGTGACCTGCTCTTCTTCTCGGACAACCCAGGGAGCGGAAAGGGTATTTTCCATGTCTCCATCTATCTGGGGGGAAACAGACAGATCGAGGCACCGCGAACGAATGACGTCGTCAAGGAGTCCGACGTCCGCATGGGATCGCTCGACAGCATTGGACATCTGAAGTGA
- a CDS encoding ATP-binding protein produces the protein MRLPVRHISGHLIWTTNATVWAVWRVDSDNYSHASKAAKHERLNALESLFKAIKGEALLLSLCPQVDAASVVTRMTAGIDLDASPEYVDLSLRVLDELEEMELSGRVDFLAVPMKHTDFKQGALAVLSSAHYEVMNTLGLPTTPVSRAEEERRIEQARHLAATWPTAIRLRPATEGEILWIYGHCARRGLAEPLLPEHDEPRSVVGRGRPVAAYSEVILDEGGRGDGIQERRGVPLNPFRHRYVKAATEFGDSYQSFSILAEMPDSFAFPGSEYLAALDDFGFPVDWAVRLHIEQGAKAEPKSRRQARELAHQRGEYDGETAGVPASLDKASTALNEYRSRLTSSSTEVEIRASVVTCVWGGTPEETEEKAAALINHFGGNDYTLVRPIGEQTSLFHSMLPGTPTPRVMNDYAQFLLAKDFAMSLPFCGQALGDDGGSLFGLQLNGGGARPVLVDFSLGPRMNASASAVFIGELGSGKSVAMKTAMYSILTTGRRVGRSRSRGRALAIDRTPQQEWARFARACPGETQVITVDEDASVSLDPLRVFKGPRAARYTESFLTPLLDIASMSTEGVTLADAIDATHKAPEPSMRLLLETLTERAQTPDTQDPDDHNVRAAASELARKLRSLAKKDLGRVIFDPTLPIVEITDADTIIFSAANIGLPKKTELEGHRLSSLEVEKKFGWRLMYLVAALCREIAFADPEEFVGVFLDECWWLTSSAEGTELLLEIINDGRKHGCGAFAGSHDPYDVGPANSEYGEKIRGLVSHRFLFRHRNRQLAARGLEFLGLDGTDPELLKLVTENLSPINVSDDERLLRSGECLYYDLKKRIGGMKVLIPADEHAAEAIHTTPGRATLDEPAEAIEAADAAMEAVEAQRI, from the coding sequence ATGCGTCTTCCCGTGCGCCACATCAGCGGCCATCTGATCTGGACCACCAACGCGACGGTGTGGGCCGTGTGGCGGGTCGATTCCGACAACTACAGCCACGCCTCCAAGGCGGCCAAGCACGAACGGCTCAACGCCCTGGAGTCCCTGTTCAAGGCGATCAAGGGCGAGGCCCTGCTGCTCAGCCTCTGCCCCCAGGTGGACGCGGCCAGCGTGGTCACCCGCATGACGGCGGGCATCGACCTGGACGCGTCCCCGGAGTACGTGGACCTGTCCCTGCGGGTCCTGGACGAGCTGGAGGAGATGGAGCTCTCGGGGCGGGTCGACTTCCTGGCCGTCCCGATGAAGCACACCGACTTCAAGCAGGGCGCGCTCGCGGTCCTGTCCTCCGCCCACTACGAGGTCATGAACACCCTCGGGCTGCCCACCACCCCGGTCAGCAGGGCCGAGGAGGAGCGCCGGATCGAGCAGGCCCGGCACCTCGCGGCGACCTGGCCGACCGCCATCCGGCTCCGGCCCGCCACCGAGGGCGAGATCCTCTGGATCTACGGCCACTGCGCGCGCCGGGGCCTGGCCGAGCCGCTGCTCCCGGAGCACGACGAGCCGCGCTCGGTGGTGGGACGCGGGCGCCCCGTGGCCGCGTACAGCGAGGTCATCCTCGACGAGGGCGGGCGCGGCGACGGCATCCAGGAGCGGCGCGGCGTCCCCCTCAACCCCTTCCGGCACCGCTATGTGAAGGCCGCCACCGAATTCGGCGACAGCTACCAGTCGTTCTCGATCCTGGCCGAGATGCCGGACTCCTTCGCCTTCCCGGGCAGCGAATACCTGGCCGCCCTGGACGACTTCGGCTTTCCGGTGGACTGGGCGGTCCGGCTGCACATCGAGCAGGGCGCCAAGGCCGAGCCCAAGTCGCGCCGGCAGGCCCGCGAACTCGCCCACCAGCGCGGTGAGTACGACGGGGAGACGGCGGGCGTCCCGGCCAGCCTGGACAAGGCCAGCACCGCGCTCAACGAGTACCGCTCCCGGCTCACCTCGTCCTCGACGGAGGTCGAGATCAGGGCGAGCGTGGTGACCTGCGTATGGGGCGGGACGCCGGAGGAGACCGAGGAGAAGGCCGCCGCGCTGATCAACCACTTCGGCGGCAACGACTACACGCTCGTCCGCCCGATCGGTGAGCAGACGTCCCTCTTCCACAGCATGCTCCCGGGCACACCCACGCCCCGGGTCATGAACGACTACGCCCAGTTCCTGCTGGCCAAGGACTTCGCGATGTCCCTGCCGTTCTGCGGCCAGGCGCTCGGCGACGACGGCGGCTCGCTCTTCGGCCTCCAGCTCAACGGCGGCGGCGCCCGCCCGGTCCTGGTCGACTTCAGCCTGGGCCCGCGCATGAACGCCTCGGCGTCCGCCGTGTTCATCGGCGAGCTGGGCTCCGGCAAGTCGGTCGCCATGAAGACCGCGATGTACTCGATCCTGACGACCGGCCGGCGCGTCGGGCGCTCCCGCAGCCGCGGCCGGGCGCTGGCCATCGACCGTACGCCCCAGCAGGAATGGGCCCGCTTCGCCCGCGCCTGCCCCGGCGAGACCCAGGTGATCACCGTCGACGAGGACGCCTCGGTGTCGCTGGACCCGCTGCGCGTCTTCAAGGGCCCGCGCGCCGCCCGTTACACCGAGTCCTTCCTGACCCCGCTGCTGGACATCGCCTCGATGTCCACCGAGGGCGTGACGCTCGCGGACGCCATCGACGCCACCCACAAGGCGCCCGAGCCCAGCATGCGGCTGCTCCTGGAGACCCTGACGGAGCGCGCGCAGACGCCCGATACGCAGGACCCGGACGACCACAACGTCCGCGCGGCGGCGAGCGAACTGGCCCGGAAGCTGCGGTCGCTGGCCAAGAAGGACCTGGGCCGGGTGATCTTCGACCCGACGCTGCCGATCGTGGAGATCACCGACGCCGACACGATCATCTTCTCCGCCGCCAACATCGGTCTGCCCAAGAAGACCGAGCTGGAGGGCCACCGGCTGTCCAGCCTGGAGGTCGAGAAGAAGTTCGGCTGGCGCCTGATGTATCTGGTGGCCGCCCTCTGCCGCGAGATCGCCTTCGCCGACCCGGAGGAGTTCGTCGGCGTCTTCCTGGACGAGTGCTGGTGGCTGACCTCGTCCGCCGAGGGTACGGAACTCCTCCTGGAGATCATCAACGACGGCCGCAAGCACGGCTGCGGCGCCTTCGCCGGCTCCCACGACCCGTACGACGTCGGCCCGGCCAACTCCGAGTACGGCGAGAAGATCCGGGGCCTGGTCTCGCACCGGTTCCTCTTCCGCCACCGCAACCGCCAGCTGGCCGCGCGCGGGCTGGAGTTCCTGGGCCTGGACGGCACCGATCCGGAGCTGCTGAAGCTGGTCACCGAGAACCTCTCGCCGATCAACGTCTCCGACGACGAACGGCTGCTGCGTTCCGGCGAGTGCCTCTACTACGACCTGAAGAAGCGGATCGGCGGCATGAAGGTGCTGATCCCGGCGGACGAGCACGCGGCCGAGGCCATCCACACGACCCCGGGCCGCGCCACGCTGGACGAGCCCGCCGAGGCCATCGAGGCGGCCGACGCCGCCATGGAAGCGGTGGAGGCGCAGCGCATATGA
- a CDS encoding conjugal transfer protein has protein sequence MKRGLRLTKKQKTEQAPPPQPKATRTSRYAPAPQAVPDMADEDGTDELDEASTGWQQTTVKLAGLTRMVTVVVWILVLAGPLLAFFAIAVASSSRATTATQTQSRADSAPSATGPSGFAELYVAAYLAAGEGTEDDLLPYYSEPVTFANEPGSRSASRVVTVAAEQVEKGYWSVTVAARVSAKNKAGKMTDRGMHYYRVGVQVSGTPEAGGTMEPSKPAKAPAQAAPSSSASGPAPASAAASPTPAGSASPAASGGPVPLYAATSLPAEVNAPASASHGALDYGSENGSRHDDAVSDTVSRFLSAYLTGRGELNRYVSPGLQVAAISPAPYESTLVTGLQDDAPEDEDEDDTVPQDGTQRHVLVSVSATTGGQDYLLSYALTLTTRDGRWEVASFDSAPALSPEQTGPVADETESAPDASSDESSDASADTAGE, from the coding sequence ATGAAGCGCGGCCTCAGGCTCACGAAGAAGCAGAAGACGGAGCAGGCACCGCCCCCGCAGCCGAAGGCCACGCGCACCTCGCGCTACGCCCCGGCACCGCAGGCGGTCCCGGACATGGCCGACGAGGACGGGACCGACGAGCTGGACGAGGCGTCCACCGGCTGGCAGCAGACGACCGTCAAGCTGGCGGGCCTCACCAGGATGGTCACCGTCGTCGTGTGGATCCTGGTCCTGGCGGGGCCGCTGCTCGCGTTCTTCGCGATCGCCGTCGCGAGTTCGTCGCGGGCGACGACGGCGACGCAGACGCAGAGCCGGGCCGACTCCGCCCCGTCGGCCACCGGCCCCTCCGGCTTCGCCGAGCTCTACGTCGCGGCCTATCTGGCCGCGGGCGAGGGCACGGAGGACGACCTGCTGCCGTACTACTCGGAGCCCGTGACGTTCGCGAACGAGCCCGGCTCGCGCTCCGCCTCCCGGGTCGTCACCGTGGCGGCCGAGCAGGTGGAGAAGGGCTACTGGTCCGTGACGGTCGCGGCCCGGGTCTCGGCGAAGAACAAGGCCGGCAAGATGACCGACCGGGGCATGCACTACTACCGGGTGGGCGTCCAGGTCTCGGGCACGCCGGAGGCCGGCGGCACGATGGAGCCGTCGAAGCCGGCCAAGGCCCCGGCACAGGCGGCCCCTTCGAGTTCGGCCTCGGGACCGGCCCCCGCCTCCGCCGCGGCCTCGCCGACGCCGGCCGGCTCCGCGTCCCCCGCCGCGTCCGGCGGTCCGGTCCCGCTGTACGCCGCGACCTCCCTCCCGGCCGAGGTCAACGCCCCGGCCTCCGCTTCGCACGGAGCGCTCGACTACGGATCGGAGAACGGCAGCCGCCACGACGACGCGGTGTCCGACACCGTGAGCCGCTTCCTCTCCGCCTACCTGACCGGCCGGGGCGAGCTGAACCGTTACGTCTCCCCCGGCCTCCAGGTCGCGGCGATCTCCCCGGCTCCGTACGAGTCGACGCTCGTCACCGGTCTCCAGGACGACGCACCGGAGGACGAGGACGAGGACGACACCGTCCCGCAGGACGGCACGCAGCGGCACGTACTCGTCTCCGTGAGCGCGACGACCGGCGGCCAGGACTACCTGCTCAGCTACGCACTCACCCTGACCACCCGGGACGGGCGCTGGGAGGTGGCGTCGTTCGACTCCGCCCCGGCGCTGTCCCCGGAGCAGACCGGACCGGTCGCCGACGAAACCGAGTCCGCACCGGACGCCTCGTCGGACGAGTCCTCAGACGCCTCGGCGGACACCGCCGGGGAATGA
- a CDS encoding ATP/GTP-binding protein: MMWGNHKPDEGDIYHPTSCPDFPYKGAGTFVPRDTFFPNGTIGKDAGPTPAELAERAVAQMTLKGADIGIAPEPGRTGLVGLPVWMWNKQHPNTTGPQVKSVTAGAVTVTATAKVSKVVWNMGDGSSVTCTEPGEPYQASYGKRESPDCGHVYRHTSRGEAGNKFKVTATSTWTIHWEGGGESGDLTETRESATTVAIGELQVVG, encoded by the coding sequence ATGATGTGGGGCAACCACAAGCCGGACGAGGGCGACATCTACCACCCCACCTCATGCCCCGACTTCCCGTACAAGGGCGCCGGGACCTTCGTACCCCGTGACACGTTCTTCCCCAACGGCACCATCGGCAAGGACGCCGGGCCCACCCCGGCCGAGCTGGCCGAGCGCGCCGTCGCGCAGATGACCCTCAAGGGCGCCGACATCGGCATCGCGCCGGAGCCGGGCCGCACGGGTCTGGTCGGGCTGCCGGTCTGGATGTGGAACAAGCAGCACCCGAACACCACCGGACCGCAGGTCAAGTCCGTCACCGCCGGGGCCGTCACGGTCACCGCCACCGCCAAGGTGTCGAAGGTCGTGTGGAACATGGGCGACGGCTCATCCGTCACCTGCACCGAGCCCGGCGAGCCCTACCAGGCGTCGTACGGGAAGCGGGAGTCGCCCGACTGCGGGCACGTCTACCGCCACACCTCGCGCGGCGAGGCCGGAAACAAGTTCAAGGTCACCGCCACGTCCACGTGGACCATCCACTGGGAGGGCGGCGGTGAGAGCGGCGACCTGACCGAGACCCGGGAGTCCGCCACCACCGTGGCCATCGGCGAACTCCAGGTCGTCGGCTGA
- a CDS encoding SAF domain-containing protein, translated as MSRTKTAAPPHQGGAPGTPGPTPVAPPRALKQRRRRPALIALSLALTAVGGLSGALLFTATGERTDVLAVSHEVAAGEVIEDGDLTEVSISLDPALKPVKAADRGSVVGKRAAVALTPGALLARDQYTATSLLKQGDTLVGVATKPSQRPTSGLFPGRKVLIVSTPGENDEAADAPPQTIAATVVAVGDPADATGVATIDVAVPATDGPALAARAATGRVAIVVKSGSGS; from the coding sequence TTGAGCAGGACCAAGACCGCCGCCCCGCCCCACCAGGGCGGCGCGCCGGGCACCCCCGGCCCCACCCCCGTGGCTCCGCCGCGGGCACTGAAGCAGCGACGGCGCCGCCCGGCGCTCATCGCGCTGTCCCTCGCCCTGACCGCGGTCGGCGGGCTCTCCGGCGCCCTGCTGTTCACGGCGACCGGCGAGCGCACCGACGTGCTCGCCGTCAGCCACGAGGTGGCCGCCGGCGAGGTCATCGAGGACGGCGACCTCACCGAGGTCTCCATATCCCTCGACCCGGCCCTCAAGCCGGTCAAGGCGGCCGACCGGGGCAGCGTCGTCGGCAAGCGGGCCGCGGTCGCGCTCACCCCGGGCGCCCTGCTCGCCCGCGACCAGTACACCGCCACCAGCCTCCTCAAGCAGGGCGACACCCTCGTCGGCGTCGCCACCAAGCCGTCCCAGCGGCCCACCTCCGGGCTGTTCCCGGGGCGCAAGGTCCTCATCGTCAGCACCCCGGGCGAGAACGACGAGGCGGCCGACGCCCCGCCGCAGACCATCGCGGCCACCGTCGTCGCGGTCGGCGACCCCGCCGACGCCACCGGGGTCGCCACCATCGACGTGGCCGTCCCGGCGACCGACGGACCGGCCCTCGCGGCACGGGCCGCCACCGGCCGGGTGGCGATCGTCGTGAAGAGCGGGAGCGGTTCCTGA
- a CDS encoding CpaF family protein → MRANPLHPDPVMHPSPAAEHTVAFKRGEFGPPVPPRTDPRAGQRPTAGVSSIRAIGETRLPQATVDYRVAGEIKKRVADRLAQEIKSSARMSPESQAQRGRALINEAVAVWSDAIAVERGASTTQAEDAALASAVYDMLFRAGRLQPYLDDERVENILINGYDEVWLDYGDSGRVRVAPVADSDEELQEMLRDLARRTGQSERTLSTADPFLALRLADGSRLQAVTGVTPKTFVTIRRHRVKDVDLDGMIRLGAIDETLAAFLAAAVRAEKNIMITGEQAVGKTSLLRALLKEIDPDERFATIETEFELFAHTNGFHRQVVPMESRESNGERGADGRGAGEITLLDLIHRALRMSLSRVVVGEVRGQEIVAMMQAMTNGKGGNLCTIHARRPEIVFDRIAELYLLAQDNMTEQLAYRQAANGLDFIVFVSMRDETRIEGKRHRFVSHVLEVTGMGENGRPATNRIFAPRPGEPRAVPHMHPSCLEDLVRVGFPAHLLDHPHGSWPRPLDLQVMAG, encoded by the coding sequence ATGCGCGCTAATCCGCTGCACCCCGACCCCGTCATGCACCCCAGCCCGGCGGCCGAGCACACCGTCGCGTTCAAGCGCGGCGAGTTCGGCCCGCCCGTCCCGCCCCGGACCGACCCGCGCGCCGGGCAGCGGCCCACCGCCGGGGTCTCCTCGATCCGGGCGATCGGCGAGACGCGCCTCCCGCAGGCCACCGTGGACTACCGGGTCGCCGGCGAGATCAAGAAGCGGGTCGCGGACCGGCTCGCCCAGGAGATCAAGTCGTCGGCCCGGATGAGCCCGGAGTCCCAGGCCCAGCGCGGCCGGGCGCTGATCAACGAGGCCGTCGCCGTCTGGTCCGACGCCATCGCCGTCGAGCGCGGGGCGAGCACCACCCAGGCCGAGGACGCCGCCCTGGCCTCCGCCGTCTACGACATGCTCTTCCGGGCCGGGCGCCTCCAGCCCTATCTGGACGACGAGCGCGTCGAGAACATCCTCATCAACGGCTACGACGAGGTGTGGCTCGACTACGGGGACAGCGGGCGGGTCCGGGTCGCGCCCGTCGCCGACTCCGACGAGGAGCTCCAGGAGATGCTCCGGGACCTGGCGCGCCGCACCGGGCAGAGCGAGCGGACCCTGTCCACCGCCGACCCGTTCCTCGCGCTGCGCCTCGCCGACGGCTCGCGGCTCCAGGCCGTCACCGGGGTCACCCCGAAGACCTTCGTCACCATCCGCAGGCACCGCGTCAAGGACGTCGACCTCGACGGCATGATCCGACTCGGCGCCATCGACGAGACCTTGGCCGCCTTCCTGGCCGCCGCCGTGCGCGCCGAGAAGAACATCATGATCACGGGCGAGCAGGCGGTCGGGAAGACCTCGCTGCTGCGCGCCCTGCTCAAGGAGATCGACCCGGACGAGCGCTTCGCCACCATCGAGACCGAGTTCGAACTCTTCGCGCACACCAACGGCTTCCACCGCCAGGTCGTGCCGATGGAGTCCCGCGAGTCCAACGGCGAACGCGGCGCCGACGGGCGGGGCGCGGGCGAGATCACCCTGCTCGACCTCATCCACCGCGCGCTGCGCATGTCGCTGTCCCGGGTCGTCGTCGGCGAGGTCCGCGGCCAGGAGATCGTCGCCATGATGCAGGCGATGACCAACGGCAAGGGCGGCAACCTCTGCACCATCCACGCCCGCCGCCCCGAGATCGTCTTCGACCGCATCGCGGAGCTGTACCTGCTGGCGCAGGACAACATGACCGAGCAGCTGGCATACCGCCAGGCCGCCAACGGGCTCGACTTCATCGTGTTCGTCTCCATGCGCGACGAGACCCGGATCGAGGGCAAGCGCCACCGGTTCGTCTCGCACGTCCTGGAGGTCACCGGCATGGGCGAGAACGGCCGCCCCGCCACCAACCGGATCTTCGCGCCCCGCCCCGGCGAGCCGCGGGCCGTCCCGCACATGCACCCCTCCTGCCTGGAGGACCTGGTCCGGGTCGGCTTCCCCGCCCACCTGCTGGACCATCCGCACGGCTCCTGGCCGCGCCCGCTGGACCTCCAGGTGATGGCCGGATGA
- a CDS encoding type II secretion system F family protein, giving the protein MNLMLMWVLAGLAVAGGLVGLVVGLVGTTAPRPVRRSRKGLGGGVAHDAAMRRRTRWIAGGVLGLAVWVITGVFIGGVLVGAAVVGVPWLLSPTKNATVRIDKLEALGEWTQRLSDVLRLGMGLEQAMIASRRGAPAELEHEIADLADRLQVGWRPAEALESFADALDDVTADKVLAALMLCASDRGPGLAQALEDLSEAVREEVGKRRQIEADRAKPRTTVRWMTIITLCVVGAGFLVPSYTAPYGTLLGQLVLALLTAAFAGVLIWMRSLADHRPVARFLIADPRSRVKLPEPPEPLQEAQS; this is encoded by the coding sequence ATGAACCTCATGCTGATGTGGGTGCTCGCCGGACTCGCCGTCGCCGGCGGCCTGGTGGGCCTGGTCGTGGGCCTGGTCGGTACGACGGCCCCGCGCCCCGTCCGCCGCTCGCGCAAGGGCCTCGGCGGCGGCGTGGCGCACGACGCGGCCATGCGCCGCCGCACCCGCTGGATCGCGGGCGGCGTCCTCGGCCTGGCCGTCTGGGTGATCACCGGCGTCTTCATCGGCGGGGTGCTCGTCGGCGCCGCCGTGGTCGGGGTGCCCTGGCTGCTCTCGCCCACGAAGAACGCCACCGTGCGCATCGACAAGCTGGAGGCGCTCGGCGAGTGGACCCAGCGCTTGTCCGACGTGCTGCGGCTCGGCATGGGCCTGGAACAGGCGATGATCGCCAGCCGGCGCGGCGCGCCCGCCGAGCTGGAGCACGAGATCGCCGACCTCGCCGACCGCCTCCAGGTCGGCTGGCGCCCCGCCGAGGCGCTGGAGTCGTTCGCCGACGCGCTGGACGACGTCACCGCCGACAAGGTGCTCGCCGCGCTGATGCTCTGCGCCTCGGACCGGGGCCCCGGCCTCGCGCAGGCGCTGGAGGACCTGTCCGAAGCGGTACGCGAAGAGGTCGGCAAGCGCCGCCAGATCGAGGCCGACCGGGCCAAGCCGCGCACCACCGTGCGGTGGATGACCATCATCACGCTCTGCGTGGTCGGGGCCGGCTTCCTCGTCCCCAGCTACACCGCGCCCTACGGCACGCTCCTCGGACAGCTCGTCCTGGCCCTGCTGACGGCGGCGTTCGCCGGGGTGCTGATCTGGATGCGCTCGCTGGCCGACCACCGCCCGGTGGCCCGCTTCCTGATCGCCGATCCGCGCAGCCGGGTCAAGCTGCCGGAACCGCCCGAACCGCTCCAGGAGGCCCAGTCGTGA
- a CDS encoding TadE family protein: protein MKPAVVARRPLDDRGDTSVQMAIVFPFIILLTIAVVQVSLWYYARNVALTAAREGVAAARVYESGPGAGAERARAVLGRIAGNTLLGPSVSTGGSTAERIRVQVTGRAPSLLPGVPGLTITQSASGPVERWTTGG from the coding sequence ATGAAGCCCGCGGTCGTCGCGCGCCGCCCGCTGGACGACCGCGGCGACACCTCGGTCCAGATGGCGATCGTCTTCCCGTTCATCATCCTGCTGACGATCGCCGTGGTGCAGGTGTCGCTCTGGTACTACGCGCGCAACGTGGCCCTGACCGCCGCGCGCGAGGGCGTCGCGGCCGCCCGGGTCTACGAGTCGGGCCCGGGCGCCGGCGCGGAGCGCGCGCGGGCCGTGCTCGGCCGGATCGCGGGCAACACGCTGCTCGGCCCGTCCGTCTCCACGGGCGGCAGCACGGCGGAGCGCATCCGCGTCCAGGTCACCGGACGCGCCCCTTCGCTGCTGCCCGGGGTGCCGGGGCTGACGATCACGCAGAGCGCGTCCGGACCCGTGGAGCGCTGGACGACCGGGGGATGA
- a CDS encoding TadE/TadG family type IV pilus assembly protein, with the protein MNWDDRGSEAIQAAIVTPLMIIFLCLALAGGRVVTAGNKVDAAAEDAAREASISRTAGAARSNALAAAQETLADQGLTCSGTRVSVDASGLNAPLGTVGTVRVTVACTVPLSDLMLPGAPGSHTLTSTFTSAVDAYRERD; encoded by the coding sequence GTGAACTGGGACGACCGGGGGAGCGAGGCGATCCAGGCCGCGATCGTCACGCCGTTGATGATCATTTTCCTCTGCCTGGCCCTCGCGGGCGGCCGGGTGGTGACCGCCGGCAACAAGGTGGACGCCGCCGCCGAGGACGCGGCCCGCGAGGCGTCCATCTCGCGCACCGCCGGGGCCGCGCGGAGCAACGCGCTGGCCGCCGCGCAGGAGACCCTGGCCGACCAGGGCCTCACCTGCTCCGGCACCCGCGTCAGCGTGGACGCCTCGGGGCTCAACGCCCCCCTGGGCACCGTCGGAACGGTCCGCGTGACCGTCGCCTGCACCGTGCCGCTGTCCGACCTGATGCTGCCGGGCGCCCCCGGCAGCCACACCCTCACGTCGACGTTCACCTCGGCGGTCGACGCGTACCGGGAGCGCGACTGA